The following proteins come from a genomic window of Micromonospora echinofusca:
- a CDS encoding type I polyketide synthase, which produces MANEEQLVEYLRRVTADLHETRRKLRTATEREPIAIVGIGCRFPGGVRSAEELWELVSAGGEGITDFPTDRGWDLDDLFDPDSGTGTSYVRRGGFISDAIDFDAGFFGISPREALAMDPQQRLMLETSWEAFEHAGIDPQSLRGSRTGVFVGANSVEYLSAMQQDMDALIGYTMTGVAGSVVSGRVSYVLGLEGPAVTVDTACSSSLVAMHVAAHALRSGDCDLALAGGSCVIGTPGTFIEFSSQKGLAPDGRVKAFASAADGTAFGEGIGVLVLEKLSDARRNGHQILAVIRGSAVNQDGASNGLTAPNGPSQQRVIRQALDSAGLTPADVDAVEAHGTGTTLGDPIEAQSLIATYGQQRDRPLWLGSVKSNFGHTQAAAGVAGVIKMVMALRHEELPRTLHVDKPSHHVDWTDGAVRLLDEPVGWPRGDTPRRAGVSSFGISGTNAHVLIEEPPAVEAPQDAAPAEGPTLWVLSARTEAALREQAVRLRRHLTDDHAEHDVAHALATTRARLPHRAVLVGDRTELSTALDALADGDAARNLVTGLADVGDRTAFLFPGQGSQWLGMAAELLDTSPVFADRMTQCAAAVDRHTDWSLLDVLRGVPGAASLERVDVVQPALFAMMVSLAALWRSYGVEPAAVVGHSQGEIAAACVAGALSLDDAALVVTRRSQLIAVELAGRGGMVSVSQPVAEAARRLRPGLSVAAVNGPATVVVSGSPEALDELLAECERDEVRARRIDVDYASHSAHVESMRDELLRILAPVRPRTGDIPLYSTVTGELLDTAELTADYWYRNLRQTVEFEQTVRGLVADGVDSFIEVSSHPVLVPAVQDLLDEAEGGSVVGTLRRDEGGLRRFLLSLGQAHTRGVRPDWATLVTAPARRVALPTYAFQRRTYWPSGAGGPVDATGLGLGSTGHPLLGATVSLAGADGVLLTGRLSTSAHPWLADHRVAGRILLPGTAFVELAIRAGDEVGATRIEELTLEAPLVVPERGAVQVQLRVGEPGPDGVRRLTVHSRPDADGQWTRHATGTLATGAAGADDRAATPAGVWPPEGAEAVDTAQLYDRFASLDVTYGPAFGGLGSVWRRGDELFAEVTAPDTAKVAGFGLHPALLDAGLHPLGLGVFTADDGAGGPWLPFAWHGVSLHATGAARLRVTIRPAGPNAVAVAVADHAGAPVAAIEALAVRRLPAGALAALTNPRHQAMHVLDWVPVPVADGAATVAVVGGDLPGATTYDSLAAITEVPGHVVLPITRDGDDLVGDTYRVAERTLAAVQEWLADDRFADARLVLLTEGATDGTDPALAAVWGLVRSAQSENPGRFVLVDVAGQRWQANLVPALRTGEPQLVLRDAEVLAPRLAKAAGEPGTPPEITGTVLVTGASGTLGRLVARHLVARHGVRRLVLAGRRGMTEDLAILHDELTAQGVHVTVAACDAADREALAALVAEHPPTAVVHTAGVLDDGMIASLTPERLATALRPKVDALVNLHELAGDLSAFVVFSSAAGVLGGPGQGNYAAANAFVDAFAAHRRARGLPAVSLAWGMWAQRTGLTGALDDADLARMRRSGVRPLSTEDGLALFDEALGAPEAALVPIHLDLAALREQATGGVLPTVLRGLVRTPARRQVSADAAAASDLVATLAGRGPAERRKELVDIVRAQVAVVLGHGGGDAVGATTAFKELGFDSLTAVEFRNRLNAVVGLRLPVTLVFDYPNPTVLAEHLDAELFDGGPAAAMVVASSDGGDDPIAIVGMGCRFPGGASSPEKLWDLVAGGVDAVAGFPTDRGWDIDNLVDTDPDKPGRTYCAEGAFLYDAALFDAEFFGISRREALAMDPQQRLFLETSWEAVERAGIDPTSLRGSRTGVFAGLMYHDYVAHLQHLSAELDGFIGTGVAGGVVSGRVSYALGLEGPAVTVDTACSSSLVTLHLAAQSLRRGECALALAGGVTVLATPNAFIDFSRQRALAPDGRCKSFAAGADGTGWGEGVGVLVLEKLSDARRNGHPVLAVVRATAVNQDGASNGMTAPNGPSQQRLVNQALADAGLRPADVDAVEAHGTGTTLGDPIEARSLIATYGRDRGEQPLWVGSIKSNIGHTQAAAGVAGVIKMVEAIRHGVLPQTLHVDAPSPHVDWADGAVRLLTEAVPWPETGRPRRAGVSSFGISGTNAHAIIEQAPEPVVVDSTAEVPVVPLLVSGRDQAALRDQAARLAARLTDEASAVDVGYSLATTRTALRHRAAVLGGDLDELRAGLSALARGENASGVVGGVADTAGATALIFTGQGAQRAGMARELLAFPVFARAFDEVCRELDGHLDRPLREILDSEELHQTGWTQPALFAVEVALFRLFESWGVRPDFVAGHSIGELAAAHVAGVFTLADAARLVVARGRLMQALPTGGAMVAVRATEDEVAPLLSGGVAIAAVNGPQSVVLSGEEAATLAVAEELTRGGRKTKRLTVSHAFHSPLMEPMLAEFRAVAESVTHQPPTIPVLSTVTGDVAELTPEYWVTQVRATVRFAAAVEALAARGVRTFLELGPDAVLTALGRDCVADAEFVPAQRADRDGALVVVEALARLHSRGVVVDWAAFFAGARPVALPTYAFQRTRLWPDAPAVAAPGDDFWAAVDRDDLGALLGLDDTATLKDVAVALSTWRRGPAPGYQLRWSPVTALPTAALPGVWLVPEGVDPIAEAMARHGADVRVYRAGTADELLDLAPDHVVSGVLTTPTGPAPAELLGALDEARIDAPVWALTRQAVAVAPGERVADPTGAAAWGFGRAAAVTTPRAWGGVVDLPEALDERTLSALCRVLTRGAGEDQVALRPAGVFARRLVAAPAHAGDPWRPAGTVALHGGPLAERIAALLEAAGATVTTGAADTVVVTSDADDAVATALAAEAERLVLVHTVDELFGVAGAAETAAVFDAIAQRRDGAVCVAVGPDLTVERFAAAVGAGAVGRVAADVDWASFVPDYTRYRPSPLLRELPDAMRHISESAEDTLDVDSPDAVRRLLDGADEAESRTVLSHVVRAQTAYTLGLPSAATVEEDREFLDIGFSSLTAVELRRRLEALTGLELTAALVYDHPTPAEVVEELLAQRALVA; this is translated from the coding sequence ATGGCGAACGAAGAACAGCTTGTCGAGTACCTCCGGCGCGTGACCGCCGACCTGCACGAGACGCGGCGCAAGCTGCGGACCGCGACGGAGCGGGAGCCGATCGCCATCGTCGGCATCGGCTGCCGCTTCCCGGGCGGCGTGCGCTCCGCCGAAGAGCTCTGGGAGCTGGTGTCGGCCGGCGGGGAGGGCATCACCGACTTCCCCACCGACCGGGGCTGGGACCTGGACGACCTGTTCGACCCGGACAGCGGCACCGGCACCAGCTACGTACGACGCGGCGGCTTCATCTCCGACGCCATCGACTTCGACGCGGGCTTCTTCGGGATCAGCCCTCGTGAGGCGCTGGCGATGGACCCGCAGCAGCGGCTGATGCTGGAGACGTCGTGGGAGGCGTTCGAGCACGCCGGCATCGACCCGCAATCCCTGCGGGGCAGCCGGACCGGCGTGTTCGTCGGCGCCAACAGCGTCGAGTACCTGTCGGCGATGCAGCAGGACATGGACGCGCTGATCGGCTACACGATGACCGGGGTCGCCGGCAGTGTGGTGTCCGGCCGGGTGTCGTACGTGCTGGGGCTGGAGGGACCGGCCGTCACCGTCGACACGGCGTGCTCGTCGTCGCTGGTGGCGATGCACGTGGCGGCGCACGCGCTGCGCAGCGGCGACTGCGACCTCGCGCTGGCCGGTGGCAGCTGCGTCATCGGCACGCCGGGCACGTTCATCGAGTTCTCCAGCCAGAAGGGGCTCGCCCCGGACGGGCGGGTGAAGGCGTTCGCCTCGGCCGCGGACGGCACGGCGTTCGGCGAGGGTATCGGCGTACTCGTGCTGGAGAAGCTCTCCGACGCGCGCCGCAACGGCCACCAGATCCTGGCCGTGATACGGGGCTCGGCGGTCAACCAGGACGGCGCGTCGAACGGCCTGACCGCGCCCAACGGGCCGTCGCAGCAGCGGGTCATCCGGCAGGCCCTGGACAGCGCCGGGCTCACCCCGGCCGACGTGGACGCGGTGGAGGCGCACGGCACCGGCACCACGCTGGGCGACCCGATCGAGGCCCAGTCGCTCATCGCCACCTACGGTCAGCAGCGCGACCGGCCGCTGTGGCTGGGCTCGGTGAAGTCCAACTTCGGGCACACCCAGGCCGCCGCCGGCGTCGCGGGCGTGATCAAGATGGTCATGGCGCTGCGGCACGAGGAACTGCCCCGCACGCTGCACGTGGACAAGCCGTCGCACCACGTGGACTGGACCGACGGCGCGGTGCGGCTGCTGGACGAGCCGGTGGGCTGGCCGCGGGGCGACACCCCGCGCCGGGCGGGCGTCTCGTCGTTCGGCATCTCGGGCACCAACGCCCACGTGCTGATCGAGGAGCCCCCGGCCGTCGAGGCCCCGCAGGACGCCGCGCCGGCCGAGGGCCCGACCCTGTGGGTACTGTCGGCCCGCACCGAGGCGGCGCTGCGTGAGCAGGCGGTCCGGCTGCGCCGACACCTGACCGACGACCACGCCGAGCACGACGTCGCGCACGCCCTCGCCACCACCCGGGCCCGCCTGCCGCACCGCGCGGTGCTCGTCGGCGACCGGACGGAGCTGTCCACCGCACTCGACGCGCTCGCCGACGGCGACGCCGCCCGCAACCTCGTCACCGGCCTCGCCGACGTCGGCGACCGCACCGCGTTCCTCTTCCCCGGGCAGGGCTCGCAGTGGCTGGGCATGGCCGCCGAACTGCTCGACACCTCGCCGGTCTTCGCCGACCGGATGACGCAGTGCGCCGCCGCCGTGGACCGGCACACCGACTGGTCGCTGCTCGACGTGCTGCGCGGCGTACCGGGCGCGGCCTCCCTCGAGCGGGTCGACGTCGTCCAGCCCGCGCTGTTCGCCATGATGGTCTCGCTGGCGGCACTGTGGCGCTCGTACGGGGTCGAGCCGGCCGCCGTCGTCGGGCACTCCCAGGGCGAGATCGCCGCCGCCTGCGTGGCCGGCGCGCTTTCCCTCGACGACGCCGCCCTGGTGGTGACCCGGCGCAGCCAGCTCATCGCCGTGGAACTCGCCGGCCGGGGCGGCATGGTGTCCGTGTCGCAGCCGGTGGCGGAGGCCGCCCGGCGGCTGCGGCCCGGCCTGTCGGTCGCCGCCGTGAACGGGCCCGCCACCGTGGTGGTCTCCGGGTCGCCCGAGGCGCTCGACGAGCTGCTGGCCGAGTGCGAGCGCGATGAGGTCCGGGCCCGGCGGATCGACGTCGACTACGCCTCGCACTCCGCGCACGTGGAGTCGATGCGCGACGAACTGCTCCGGATCCTCGCCCCCGTCCGCCCGCGCACCGGCGACATCCCGCTCTACTCGACCGTGACGGGCGAACTGCTCGACACCGCGGAGCTGACCGCCGACTACTGGTACCGCAACCTGCGGCAGACCGTCGAGTTCGAGCAGACCGTACGCGGCCTGGTCGCCGACGGCGTCGACTCCTTCATCGAGGTCAGCTCGCACCCCGTGCTCGTACCGGCCGTGCAGGACCTGCTCGACGAGGCCGAGGGCGGCTCCGTCGTCGGCACGCTGCGCCGCGACGAGGGCGGCCTGCGCCGGTTCCTGCTGTCGCTGGGGCAGGCGCACACCCGGGGCGTACGGCCCGACTGGGCCACGCTCGTCACCGCCCCCGCCCGGCGGGTCGCCCTGCCGACGTACGCCTTCCAGCGGCGCACCTACTGGCCCAGCGGCGCGGGCGGCCCGGTCGACGCCACCGGCCTCGGCCTGGGCTCCACCGGGCACCCGCTGCTCGGCGCGACCGTGTCGCTCGCCGGAGCGGACGGGGTGCTGCTCACCGGCCGACTGTCGACCTCGGCGCACCCCTGGCTCGCCGACCACCGGGTGGCGGGCCGGATCCTCCTGCCCGGCACCGCCTTCGTCGAGCTGGCGATCCGGGCGGGCGACGAGGTCGGCGCCACCCGGATCGAGGAGCTGACGCTCGAGGCGCCCCTGGTGGTGCCGGAGCGGGGTGCGGTGCAGGTCCAGCTCCGCGTCGGCGAGCCCGGCCCGGACGGCGTCCGGCGGCTGACGGTCCACTCGCGGCCCGACGCGGACGGCCAGTGGACCCGGCACGCCACCGGCACCCTCGCCACCGGCGCGGCGGGCGCCGACGACCGTGCGGCGACCCCGGCGGGTGTCTGGCCGCCCGAGGGCGCCGAGGCGGTGGACACCGCGCAGTTGTACGACCGGTTCGCGTCGCTCGACGTGACCTACGGCCCCGCCTTCGGCGGCCTGGGCTCGGTGTGGCGGCGGGGCGACGAGCTGTTCGCCGAGGTCACCGCGCCCGACACGGCGAAGGTCGCCGGCTTCGGCCTGCATCCCGCCCTGCTCGACGCGGGGCTGCACCCGCTCGGCCTGGGCGTCTTCACCGCGGACGACGGCGCGGGCGGGCCGTGGCTGCCGTTCGCCTGGCACGGGGTGAGCCTGCACGCCACCGGTGCCGCCCGGCTGCGGGTGACCATCCGGCCGGCGGGCCCCAACGCCGTCGCGGTGGCCGTCGCAGATCATGCGGGTGCGCCCGTCGCCGCGATCGAGGCGCTGGCGGTGCGCCGCCTGCCCGCGGGCGCGCTCGCCGCCCTGACCAACCCGCGCCACCAGGCGATGCACGTGCTCGACTGGGTGCCGGTCCCGGTGGCCGACGGCGCGGCCACGGTCGCGGTCGTCGGCGGCGACCTGCCCGGCGCCACCACGTACGACAGCCTCGCCGCGATCACCGAGGTTCCCGGCCACGTGGTCCTCCCGATCACCCGCGACGGCGACGACCTCGTCGGGGACACCTACCGGGTGGCGGAGCGCACCCTCGCCGCCGTCCAGGAGTGGCTCGCCGACGACCGGTTCGCCGACGCCCGGCTGGTCCTGCTCACCGAGGGCGCCACGGACGGCACCGACCCGGCGCTCGCCGCCGTGTGGGGGCTCGTGCGCTCGGCGCAGTCCGAGAACCCCGGCCGGTTCGTCCTGGTCGACGTCGCCGGTCAGCGGTGGCAGGCGAACCTGGTGCCCGCGCTGCGTACGGGTGAACCGCAGCTCGTCCTGCGCGACGCCGAGGTGCTCGCGCCCCGCCTCGCCAAGGCGGCGGGCGAACCGGGCACGCCGCCGGAGATCACCGGAACCGTCCTGGTCACGGGCGCCTCCGGCACGCTCGGCCGCCTCGTCGCCCGGCACCTCGTCGCGCGCCACGGCGTCCGCCGGCTCGTGCTCGCCGGCCGCCGCGGCATGACCGAGGACCTGGCGATCCTGCACGACGAGCTGACCGCCCAGGGCGTGCACGTGACGGTGGCCGCCTGCGACGCCGCCGACCGCGAGGCGCTGGCCGCGCTCGTCGCGGAGCACCCGCCCACGGCGGTCGTGCACACGGCCGGCGTCCTCGACGACGGCATGATCGCGTCGCTCACGCCGGAGCGGCTCGCGACCGCGCTGCGCCCCAAGGTCGACGCGCTGGTCAACCTGCACGAGCTGGCCGGTGACCTGAGCGCCTTCGTCGTGTTCTCCTCGGCGGCGGGCGTCCTCGGCGGCCCCGGGCAGGGCAACTACGCGGCGGCCAACGCCTTCGTCGACGCGTTCGCCGCCCACCGGCGTGCCCGGGGCCTGCCCGCCGTCTCGCTGGCGTGGGGCATGTGGGCGCAGCGCACCGGCCTCACCGGCGCCCTCGACGACGCCGACCTGGCCCGGATGCGGCGCTCCGGCGTACGGCCGCTGTCCACGGAGGACGGTCTCGCGCTGTTCGACGAGGCGCTCGGCGCGCCGGAGGCCGCCCTCGTGCCGATCCACCTGGACCTCGCCGCGCTGCGGGAGCAGGCGACCGGCGGGGTGCTGCCCACGGTGCTGCGCGGCCTGGTCCGCACCCCGGCGCGACGCCAGGTCTCGGCCGACGCCGCGGCGGCCTCCGACCTGGTCGCGACCCTGGCCGGGCGGGGCCCTGCGGAGCGCCGCAAGGAACTCGTGGACATCGTCCGCGCGCAGGTCGCGGTCGTGCTGGGGCACGGCGGCGGCGACGCGGTCGGCGCCACGACGGCCTTCAAGGAGTTGGGCTTCGACTCGCTCACCGCGGTCGAGTTCCGCAACCGACTCAACGCGGTGGTCGGCCTGCGGCTGCCCGTCACCCTGGTCTTCGACTACCCCAACCCGACGGTGCTCGCCGAGCACCTGGACGCGGAGCTCTTCGACGGCGGGCCGGCCGCCGCCATGGTGGTGGCCTCCTCCGACGGCGGCGACGACCCGATCGCGATCGTCGGCATGGGCTGCCGCTTCCCCGGCGGCGCCAGCTCCCCGGAGAAGCTGTGGGACCTGGTCGCGGGGGGCGTCGACGCGGTGGCCGGCTTTCCGACCGACCGGGGCTGGGACATCGACAACCTTGTCGACACCGACCCGGACAAGCCCGGCCGCACGTACTGCGCGGAGGGCGCGTTCCTGTACGACGCGGCCTTGTTCGACGCCGAGTTCTTCGGCATCTCCCGACGCGAGGCCCTGGCCATGGACCCGCAGCAGCGGCTGTTCCTGGAGACCTCGTGGGAGGCCGTCGAGCGCGCCGGCATCGATCCCACCAGCCTCCGCGGCAGCCGCACCGGCGTGTTCGCCGGCCTCATGTACCACGACTACGTGGCCCACCTCCAGCACCTGTCCGCCGAGCTCGACGGGTTCATCGGCACCGGCGTCGCCGGCGGCGTGGTCTCCGGTCGGGTGTCGTACGCGCTGGGGCTGGAGGGGCCGGCCGTCACCGTCGACACGGCGTGCTCGTCGTCGCTGGTCACCCTGCACCTGGCCGCCCAGTCGCTGCGTCGGGGCGAGTGCGCCCTCGCCCTCGCCGGCGGCGTGACCGTGCTCGCGACGCCCAACGCGTTCATCGACTTCAGCCGCCAGCGGGCCCTCGCGCCGGACGGCCGGTGCAAGTCCTTCGCCGCCGGCGCGGACGGCACCGGCTGGGGCGAGGGAGTCGGCGTACTGGTGCTCGAGAAGCTCTCCGACGCGCGCCGCAACGGCCATCCGGTGCTCGCCGTCGTCCGCGCCACCGCCGTGAACCAGGACGGCGCGAGCAACGGCATGACCGCGCCGAACGGCCCCTCCCAGCAGCGACTGGTCAACCAGGCGCTCGCCGACGCGGGGCTGCGTCCCGCCGACGTGGACGCGGTGGAGGCGCACGGCACCGGCACCACGCTGGGCGACCCGATCGAGGCCCGGTCGCTCATCGCGACGTACGGCCGCGACCGGGGCGAGCAGCCGCTCTGGGTCGGCTCGATCAAGTCGAACATCGGGCACACGCAGGCCGCTGCCGGTGTCGCCGGGGTGATCAAGATGGTGGAGGCGATCCGGCACGGCGTGCTGCCGCAGACGCTGCACGTCGACGCGCCGTCGCCGCACGTGGACTGGGCCGACGGGGCCGTCCGGCTGCTGACCGAGGCGGTGCCCTGGCCGGAGACGGGACGCCCGCGCCGCGCCGGCGTCTCCTCGTTCGGCATCTCCGGCACCAACGCGCACGCGATCATCGAGCAGGCGCCGGAGCCGGTGGTGGTGGACTCGACGGCCGAGGTGCCGGTGGTGCCCCTGCTGGTGTCCGGCCGCGACCAGGCCGCGCTGCGCGACCAGGCGGCCCGGCTCGCCGCGCGCCTCACCGACGAGGCGTCCGCCGTCGATGTCGGCTACTCGCTCGCCACCACCCGGACCGCGCTGCGGCACCGGGCGGCCGTGCTCGGCGGGGACCTCGACGAGCTGCGCGCCGGCCTCTCCGCGCTGGCGCGCGGCGAGAACGCCTCCGGGGTCGTCGGCGGGGTCGCCGACACCGCCGGGGCGACCGCTCTGATCTTCACCGGTCAGGGGGCGCAGCGGGCGGGGATGGCGCGGGAGCTGCTGGCGTTCCCGGTGTTCGCGCGGGCGTTCGACGAGGTGTGCCGGGAGTTGGACGGGCATCTGGACCGGCCGTTGCGGGAGATCCTCGACAGCGAGGAGCTGCACCAGACGGGGTGGACGCAGCCCGCGTTGTTCGCGGTCGAGGTCGCGTTGTTCCGGCTGTTCGAGTCGTGGGGTGTGCGGCCCGACTTCGTGGCGGGGCACTCGATCGGTGAGTTGGCGGCGGCGCACGTGGCGGGGGTCTTCACGTTGGCCGACGCCGCCCGGTTGGTGGTCGCCCGCGGCCGACTGATGCAGGCGCTGCCGACCGGCGGGGCGATGGTGGCGGTGCGGGCCACGGAGGACGAGGTCGCGCCGCTGCTCTCCGGCGGGGTGGCCATCGCCGCGGTCAACGGACCGCAGTCGGTGGTGCTCTCCGGCGAGGAGGCGGCCACCCTGGCGGTCGCCGAGGAGTTGACCCGCGGCGGTCGCAAGACGAAGCGGTTGACCGTCTCGCACGCGTTCCACTCGCCGCTGATGGAGCCGATGCTGGCCGAGTTCCGCGCGGTCGCCGAGTCCGTCACCCACCAGCCGCCGACGATCCCCGTGCTCTCCACGGTCACCGGCGACGTCGCCGAGCTGACGCCCGAGTACTGGGTCACCCAGGTGCGGGCGACGGTGCGGTTCGCCGCGGCGGTCGAGGCACTGGCGGCACGCGGCGTACGCACCTTCCTGGAGCTGGGTCCGGACGCGGTGCTCACCGCCCTCGGCCGGGACTGCGTGGCGGACGCCGAGTTCGTGCCCGCGCAGCGCGCCGACCGCGACGGTGCGCTGGTGGTGGTCGAGGCCCTCGCCCGCCTGCACAGTCGAGGTGTGGTCGTCGACTGGGCGGCCTTCTTCGCCGGCGCGCGCCCGGTGGCGCTGCCCACGTACGCCTTCCAGCGCACCCGCCTGTGGCCGGACGCGCCCGCCGTCGCCGCGCCCGGCGACGACTTCTGGGCCGCGGTCGACCGCGACGACCTGGGCGCGCTGCTGGGTCTGGACGACACCGCGACCCTCAAGGACGTGGCGGTGGCCCTGTCGACGTGGCGGCGTGGGCCCGCGCCGGGCTACCAGCTGCGGTGGTCCCCGGTCACCGCGCTGCCGACCGCCGCGCTCCCGGGCGTCTGGCTGGTGCCGGAGGGCGTCGATCCCATCGCCGAGGCGATGGCCCGGCACGGCGCCGACGTCCGCGTGTACCGCGCCGGCACGGCCGACGAACTGCTCGACCTCGCGCCGGACCACGTGGTGTCGGGGGTGCTGACGACGCCCACCGGACCCGCCCCCGCCGAGCTGCTCGGGGCCCTCGACGAGGCCCGCATCGACGCCCCGGTGTGGGCGTTGACCCGGCAGGCGGTCGCGGTCGCCCCCGGCGAACGCGTCGCCGACCCGACCGGGGCCGCGGCGTGGGGCTTCGGCCGGGCCGCCGCCGTCACCACGCCCCGCGCCTGGGGTGGGGTCGTCGACCTGCCGGAGGCGCTCGACGAGCGGACCCTGAGCGCCCTGTGCCGGGTGCTCACCCGGGGCGCGGGTGAGGACCAGGTGGCGCTGCGCCCGGCGGGCGTCTTCGCCCGCCGGCTCGTCGCGGCACCCGCGCACGCGGGTGACCCGTGGCGGCCGGCCGGCACGGTCGCGCTGCACGGTGGGCCGCTGGCGGAGCGGATCGCCGCCCTGCTGGAGGCGGCGGGCGCGACGGTCACCACGGGCGCCGCCGACACGGTGGTCGTCACCAGCGACGCCGACGACGCGGTCGCGACCGCCCTCGCCGCCGAGGCGGAGCGGCTCGTGCTCGTGCACACGGTCGACGAGCTGTTCGGGGTCGCCGGCGCCGCCGAGACGGCGGCCGTGTTCGACGCGATCGCCCAGCGGCGTGACGGGGCGGTGTGCGTAGCGGTCGGGCCGGACCTCACCGTCGAGCGGTTCGCCGCCGCGGTGGGCGCGGGCGCCGTCGGCCGGGTCGCGGCCGACGTGGACTGGGCCTCGTTCGTGCCCGACTACACCCGCTACCGGCCGAGCCCGCTGCTGCGGGAGCTGCCGGACGCGATGCGTCACATCTCCGAGTCCGCCGAGGACACGCTCGACGTGGACAGCCCGGACGCCGTGCGTCGGCTGCTCGACGGCGCCGACGAGGCGGAGAGCCGCACGGTGCTGTCGCACGTGGTGCGGGCACAGACCGCGTACACGCTCGGTCTGCCGTCGGCGGCCACCGTCGAGGAGGACCGGGAGTTCCTCGACATCGGCTTCTCCTCGCTCACCGCCGTGGAGCTGCGCCGCAGGCTCGAAGCCCTCACCGGGCTGGAGCTGACGGCCGCGCTCGTCTACGACCACCCGACACCCGCCGAGGTGGTCGAGGAACTGCTCGCCCAGCGGGCCCTCGTCGCGTAG